A window of Candidatus Dojkabacteria bacterium contains these coding sequences:
- a CDS encoding class I SAM-dependent methyltransferase, with protein MEIRLSEDPINDYYSKNIFYRNVRHLHYPIWEEGITEYKDASLNTSRVVIKALQVKDGDKVLDAGCGVGGTSLMIAEGFDTEVTGITVVPSQLSLAEQYAAGSPAADRVKFLLRDYTDTKFEDGSFDKIFGIESVCYAIDKRDFLKEAYRLLRPKGRVAVLDAYRIKEKLSVKEEKVYKEFLDGFALDNLAFKERFHEDMESVGFKDVKFDSKNEGVKKTLDIYYRYGTIMLPVIYLLEKARLTYGSLGHTVSARNSKFLIEKGVLEYGVFSGEKPR; from the coding sequence ATGGAGATAAGACTCTCAGAAGATCCAATCAACGATTACTACTCAAAGAATATATTCTATCGCAATGTGCGCCATTTGCACTATCCTATCTGGGAAGAAGGAATTACCGAGTACAAAGATGCGTCATTAAATACGAGTAGAGTTGTAATTAAGGCTTTGCAGGTGAAGGATGGGGACAAGGTGCTTGATGCAGGGTGCGGTGTCGGGGGGACTTCATTGATGATCGCAGAGGGATTTGATACAGAGGTTACTGGGATAACTGTAGTACCTTCACAGCTTTCGCTTGCTGAACAGTATGCAGCTGGTTCACCAGCAGCAGACAGAGTTAAATTTCTGTTACGGGATTACACCGACACGAAATTTGAGGATGGTTCGTTCGACAAGATTTTTGGCATAGAAAGTGTTTGCTATGCAATTGATAAGCGGGATTTCCTGAAGGAGGCGTACCGACTACTCCGACCAAAAGGCAGGGTAGCAGTGCTGGATGCGTATAGGATCAAAGAGAAGCTCTCCGTAAAAGAGGAGAAAGTTTATAAAGAATTTCTGGATGGGTTTGCGCTGGATAATCTGGCGTTTAAGGAGAGATTCCATGAGGATATGGAGTCTGTGGGGTTTAAGGATGTTAAGTTTGACAGTAAGAATGAGGGGGTAAAGAAGACTTTAGATATCTACTATCGATATGGGACAATCATGTTGCCTGTGATCTATTTGCTGGAGAAGGCTAGGCTGACCTATGGATCGCTTGGACATACGGTGTCGGCGAGGAATAGTAAGTTTTTGATTGAGAAAGGTGTGCTGGAGTATGGAGTGTTTTCGGGAGAGAAACCACG